A single genomic interval of Streptomyces sp. BA2 harbors:
- a CDS encoding imine reductase family protein, protein MHLGSDPGRAGAHDVALLDISWTALTGVVHAFALARAEGITARDLAPYAKGITALLPDVIDASRSRGVDSTVISAAHDIALRGMTAGYADDSYAHVADLLRD, encoded by the coding sequence GTGCATCTGGGTTCGGACCCGGGCCGTGCAGGGGCGCACGACGTGGCGCTGCTCGACATCTCCTGGACGGCACTGACCGGTGTCGTCCACGCCTTCGCCCTCGCCAGGGCCGAGGGCATCACCGCCCGCGACCTCGCTCCCTACGCCAAGGGGATCACCGCTCTCCTACCGGACGTGATCGACGCCTCCCGCAGCCGGGGAGTGGACAGTACGGTCATCTCCGCCGCCCACGACATCGCCCTCCGCGGCATGACGGCCGGCTACGCGGACGACTCCTATGCCCACGTCGCCGACCTGCTCCGCGACTGA
- a CDS encoding winged helix-turn-helix transcriptional regulator, with product MWALADGPRRFGETRRLVTGISEKVLTQQLRELRADGIVHREDYGEMPPGVEYSLTEQGRRLYELLELLSDWGRDHLTARAGAETDEGLGALPPDSPDTGS from the coding sequence ATGTGGGCGCTCGCCGACGGTCCGCGCCGTTTCGGGGAGACCAGGCGACTGGTCACCGGCATCAGTGAGAAGGTGCTGACCCAGCAGCTCCGGGAGCTCCGGGCGGACGGGATCGTGCACCGGGAGGACTACGGCGAAATGCCGCCTGGGGTCGAGTACTCGCTGACCGAGCAGGGCCGTCGGCTGTACGAACTCCTTGAACTGCTCTCCGACTGGGGTCGGGACCACCTGACCGCAAGGGCCGGGGCGGAAACGGACGAGGGACTTGGCGCGCTTCCACCAGACTCCCCGGACACCGGTTCTTGA
- a CDS encoding GntR family transcriptional regulator codes for MSRQADQLAGDKYLLGRSSISERVADLLRIRIGEGQFKPGAKLSEDEICTALAVSRNTLREAFRLLTHERLLVHELNRGVFVRIPSAADVADIYRVRLLVECAVVRSLGQPPYPLDGLAAAVADGEGATAAEDWDALGTANFHFHRELVALADSPRIDECMRTVLAELRLAFHALKDPKALHSPYLERNRALLETLEKGDTTQAEQLLQGYLAHSSDNLTRAASGQEGA; via the coding sequence ATGAGCCGCCAAGCGGATCAACTCGCGGGCGACAAATACCTGTTGGGGCGCTCGAGCATCTCCGAACGGGTGGCGGATCTGCTGCGCATACGCATCGGCGAGGGTCAGTTCAAGCCTGGCGCAAAACTGTCCGAGGACGAGATCTGCACGGCCCTCGCAGTCTCCCGCAACACCCTTCGGGAAGCCTTCCGCCTGCTGACCCATGAACGACTGCTGGTCCACGAGCTCAACCGGGGAGTCTTCGTGCGCATACCGAGCGCCGCGGACGTCGCCGACATCTACCGGGTGCGGCTCCTGGTGGAGTGCGCCGTCGTCCGCTCGCTGGGGCAGCCGCCCTACCCCCTGGACGGCCTGGCGGCTGCCGTGGCCGACGGCGAGGGGGCCACCGCGGCGGAGGACTGGGATGCGCTGGGTACGGCGAACTTCCACTTCCACCGGGAACTCGTCGCCCTGGCCGACAGCCCCCGCATCGATGAATGCATGCGCACAGTCCTGGCCGAACTCCGCCTGGCCTTCCATGCGTTGAAAGACCCGAAGGCCCTGCACTCCCCGTACCTGGAACGCAACCGCGCCCTGCTGGAGACGCTGGAGAAGGGCGACACGACTCAGGCGGAGCAGCTGCTCCAGGGCTACCTCGCCCACTCCAGCGACAACTTGACGCGCGCCGCGAGCGGCCAGGAAGGAGCGTGA
- a CDS encoding MFS transporter: MSMSSPSPDKATSTDATTAPEQAASPDHGERRFAWFHELGPDGRRAFLGAYGGYGLDSYDFYVLPLSLAAIGVYFGLDNGQTGLLATVTLLMSAVGGALAGVLADRVGRVRALMWTVSVYAIFTVACGFAPNFGTLLVFRALQGVGFGGEWAVGAVLVAEYAASRHRGRTLGWIQSAWAVGWGLAVLSYTLVYNLVDDDIAWRVLFFTGALPALLVFYVRRNVKDAPAAAERLKAAARSHSFADIFRGPLLRTTLLAGLLSTGVQGGYYTLATWIPKYLNDERGLSVTGVGGFLVVQIVGAFSGYVTGAHLADRLGRRLTIQIFAVLSALCVLCYSQVPAGWDEASLLLGFPLGFCMSAIFSSFGSFLAELYPTEVRGTGQGFTYNTGRAVGAAFPTLVGFLSDSWGVGGALGFAAAGYALAYVSLLGLPETRGIELR, translated from the coding sequence ATGAGCATGAGTTCTCCCTCCCCGGACAAGGCCACCTCCACGGACGCGACCACCGCTCCGGAGCAAGCCGCCTCCCCGGACCACGGCGAACGCCGGTTCGCCTGGTTCCACGAGCTCGGCCCCGATGGGCGGCGCGCCTTCCTCGGCGCGTACGGCGGCTACGGCCTGGACTCGTACGACTTCTACGTGCTGCCACTGAGCCTGGCCGCCATCGGCGTCTACTTCGGGCTCGACAACGGCCAGACCGGCCTGCTGGCCACGGTGACTCTGCTCATGTCCGCTGTGGGCGGGGCCTTGGCCGGAGTGCTCGCCGACCGCGTCGGCCGCGTACGCGCGCTGATGTGGACGGTGAGTGTGTACGCGATCTTCACGGTCGCCTGCGGCTTCGCGCCCAACTTCGGCACCCTGTTGGTCTTCCGGGCACTGCAAGGGGTCGGGTTCGGCGGGGAGTGGGCGGTCGGCGCGGTCCTGGTGGCCGAATACGCGGCGAGTCGTCACCGCGGACGCACCCTCGGATGGATCCAGTCGGCCTGGGCCGTCGGCTGGGGGCTGGCCGTTCTCTCGTACACCCTCGTGTACAACCTCGTAGATGACGACATCGCATGGCGGGTGCTGTTCTTCACCGGCGCACTGCCCGCGCTGCTCGTGTTCTACGTCCGGCGCAACGTGAAGGACGCGCCCGCCGCCGCCGAGCGGTTGAAGGCAGCGGCACGCTCGCACTCGTTCGCGGACATCTTCCGGGGGCCGCTGCTGCGTACGACCCTGCTGGCCGGCCTGCTGTCCACAGGTGTGCAGGGCGGCTACTACACGCTGGCGACCTGGATTCCCAAGTACCTCAACGACGAGCGGGGCCTCTCGGTGACCGGCGTCGGCGGGTTCCTCGTCGTACAGATCGTCGGTGCGTTCTCCGGTTACGTGACGGGCGCCCACCTGGCTGACCGGCTGGGGCGTCGGCTCACCATCCAGATCTTCGCCGTGCTGTCGGCCCTGTGCGTGCTGTGCTACTCCCAGGTACCCGCCGGTTGGGACGAAGCCTCTCTGCTGCTCGGCTTCCCGCTCGGGTTCTGCATGTCGGCGATCTTCTCCAGCTTCGGCTCCTTCCTCGCCGAGCTCTACCCCACCGAAGTACGCGGCACCGGGCAGGGGTTCACGTACAACACCGGCCGGGCCGTCGGAGCCGCCTTCCCCACCCTCGTCGGATTCCTGTCCGACAGCTGGGGCGTGGGCGGCGCGCTCGGCTTCGCCGCCGCAGGCTATGCGCTGGCCTACGTCTCACTGCTGGGGCTTCCCGAAACCCGCGGCATCGAACTGCGCTGA